ACGCCAGGTTTTTGTATTTAGTGAGAGAACTTAGAGCTTGGATTGAAATCAAAACTAAAATCAGCTCTAAACTTGTTAGTTGGTCCATATGGGACTTGTTCTTGCAGCTGTGCTTCGCTCTAAACCATTCTTTTTTATGTTTTCACATTCTGTGCAAGTTTTGATGTTTCTATGCTAGTGACTCGAGAATGGTATTTCTGGACATTTGAATgggtataattatatatttcctACTTTCTAGTGATCTATTCAGGTCAAGAAGTTCTTTAATCTGAATGGCCCTTTTTCACAAGAAGAAAATGAATGGTACTGTATAGATAAGCTTTAAGCTTAGGGATTAGTTTAATCCAATTTTCTTCTGTATATATAGCTTCTTATGGTTATGTGAATTCTAGCTTTTACAATGGTTTCACATGGTGTGATTTCCTTTGCGCATTTCCTATTTAGTGCATTTTCAATTTGTAATAATAAATCTATGCTACAAGATTTCTCTGAAATGCCTCTGTTATCATTGaaacatatatattctttctaAATGAAAGCACTAAACACTTAAAATCTGTTACTATGTGATGATGTTTCTTTGTAGTTGGGATTTGGtagtaataatgtaatatgGTTGCTTTGACATGTTTATTGCAGCCCATCAATCTCTAGAGATACTATTGGTTGCAACAATGGATCTTCGAAACCTTCCTTATTATGTACCAAACAGTAATCCTTTCATGGAGCTTAAGGATATCATTAAAGAAAGTGCCCTTCCATTCCTTCCTGCTAAAACACTAATGAGATTCCGGGCTGTTTGTCAAGACTGGAGGCACAAGATTTCGTTTCCATTCTTCCACCATTATCAATCACTTCATTGCCGTAGCATATCAGCCCTTTTTTGTCAGACTTCTCAAAACCCTCCTGTCTTCATACCAATTGATATTCCAAAATCTTGTGGTGTACCAGATCCATCTCTGAGTTTTCTGCCAGAGCCTGTTGTCATTAGGTCCTCATCACATGGAGTGTTGTGTTGCCAAGGACGAAATGGAGACAGGCCCTACTATTTGTGCAATCCAGTTACACAACAATGGAAAATACTTCCACAACCTACTGCTGATCACGGAGATGACCCAAAACTTGTGCTGATATTTGAACCGTCGCTGCTCAACTTTAAACCCGAGTACAATCTCATTTGTGCCTTCCATTGTGCTGATTTCGATGAAACTGGATTTGAAATATACAGCTCCAAAAATAACGCTTGGAATGTTTCTGGGGAGTTTTGTTTTGGAGTTGAAAGAGATAAGCTGCGGTCTGGTATTCACATCAATAGTGTTGCTTACTGGCCTGTAAAGTCTGGTGGGATTCTTTCTTTTGATCTGAAAAAGGATAGGTCAATATACCTGGAAAGCTTTATGGATTACAATGGCTGCATACTGGGAACATTTGGTGGAAGGCTTTGTAAGGTTTTTATCTTTGACAATGCAATGTATGTCAAAGTCTTGATTAATATCCACACAAATACAATGTCTTATGATGATATTCCTTGGGACGAAGACTATCCCTATGAAATGTGGACAAGAAGACCGGTGCTTGATTCTGATGACACTGATATGCCTTTGGATGACCTCACCAAAGTTGTTGCTGTAACCAGATATACTGTGGTGGTTAAGAGAAGGAACAGATTTTACTCCTATGATTTTCAACGCCAGAGATCTAAAAGAATACGGAGCCCGCCAGCTGAATCGCCTTATGTGATATGTGTGCCCTATGTGAATAGCCTTGTTTCATTCTGAACTTACTCTGATCTCTATTCTGTTCATCTCATGTACTTTCATAAACTCGATCTCAAGCTCCTATTTTGAACAACAATCTATCTAGTTAAGAGAATGCATGATCTGTGATGTTTTTCTATTATTTggggatgattttttttttcttttatatttgaattgtgAAAATAGTTACACATTGAGTGAATTTTCctgaaaaaaattgtaaagaaTTTGTTAATATACCTGAGAAAAATACAATGCACATATTATTAACTAAACTCTTTTGTGAAATTGGATTATTGTATTAGATTCACTTTTATATCTGATTATTACAAAAACTCTTATTAGAAAATGTTATCTATTTAACTTAATGTGAGGTCAACTAACAAATTATATCTCTTCATTCCTATACTAGTTATTATACATGCATTACGCGCGAATACTCTGATTCCAAtctatatttttaaattcatattttaaaatttatcagaGTATGACATGTGGCAAAAATATTGAATTAACTAATGCAATATCAATTTTAAAGGGAAGCATACTCACTCCTAAGCATagtttttgcaacacaaaactCTATTAATTACGTGATCCATGCTTCCTCTTGTTGTCACTTCCACCATAAATGAATTATTGATTTGATCTAGTCCCATAGTGTGTTTCAGTGCAATTTTAGTGGCTTGGCGCAATGCAACTTAAATAACATAACTAAATCATTCTTCCCCAAAAAGAAATGATAATAGGCATAGTTTCTCATCCTGTAAATTAGGTGTATCGTTATATCAATGTCCAATGTGTGATTcgaattaattgaccaaagtttatgttaaattttatattatattttttaatacactataACATATTCATATTATAATTTGACATGATAAAGAAAGGGCCAATCTGCACAAGGTTGTTTTGACATTATAATTTTGGAGGGAAATTTATTCCGCCACATCTATAGCtttagtatatatgtatatatagatatgaaGGGAAAGAAAATGGAGATCAACTGGCGCTTCTCAATAGACTTCGGTGCAGCTGTCCCCACTCCACTCAGACATTGCTATCGTTCATAGGTACGTATTTTCTCACGTTCTTTCGAAGAACTGCGAAAACTACTTTAATCTTGATTATTGCTCCTTGATCAGTATCCGCGATCCGTGAATTTCTTTCCGTCATGTTTGTGTTTGagtgaattttgattttaattaatctCTCTTCATTTCTTGGTTTGTATTTTGTCAGTTACTACTATACGCCTTGTTTGTGTATTTAGTGAGAGAACTTAGAGCTTGGTTGAAATCGAAACCAAAATCACCTCTAAACTTGTTAGTTGGTCCACATGGGACTTGTTCTTGCAGCTGTGTTTCGCTCAAACCATTCTTTATTAAGTTTTCTCATTCTGTGCAAGTTTTGGTGTTTCTATGCTAGTGATTCAAGAATGGTGTTTCTGAACATTTCAATTGGTTATgggtatataattatatatttttgtttagtatttagGGAATTGCAGATTTCAAAGAAATATTGTTGTTGCCTATCTATGTTTTTGACTATTATAATGGATCATGATGATGCCCAATTCCAGGTATTGTTCCTACTTCGTATTGGTCTATTCAAGTCAAGAAGTTCTTTAATCTGAATTGGGCCTTTTTCACAAGAGCAAATGAATAGGGATAGAGAAAGAATACTACTGTATAGATAAGCTTTAAGCTTAGAGATTGATTTATTCCAATTTTCTTCTGTATAGCTGCTTCTTATaggtctacatttttttttatggttatgTGAATTCTAGCTTTACCAATAGTTTCACACGGTGTGATTTCGTAAGCACATTTCCTATTTAGTGCATTTTCTATTTGTCATAATAAATCTATGCTACAAGACTTCTCTAAAATGCCTCTGTTATCATTGAAACATTCTTTCTAATGAAAGTACGAAGCACTTCAAATCTTGGTGAATTTTAGTGATGCTGTTACTGTGTGATGATGTTTCTTTGTAGTTGGGAATAGTGAGTGGTCAATGAGAGGATAATACTATAGGTCATGGGATTTGTTAGTAATATGGTTGCTTTGACATGTTTATTGTAGCCCATCAATCTCTGGAGATACTATTGGTTGCAACAATGGATCTAGGAAAAAGGCCAGGAAACCTTATTACTGCATCAAACAGTAAGCTTTACATGGATCTTAAGGATATCATTAGGGAACAAGCCCTTCCATTCCTTCCTGCTAAATCACTGTTCAGATTCCTGGCTGTTTGTCGAGACTGGATGCTCCATATTTCAACACCATCCTTCCACCATAATCAATCACTTTGTTGCCGTGGCATATCAGGCCTTTTTTGTCAGACTCCTGAAAATCCTCCTGTCTTCGTACCAATTCATCCAGAATCTTGTGGTGTACCAGATCCATCTTTGAGTTTTCTGCCAGAGCCTGTTGTCATTAGGGCCTCATCAAATGGACTGTTGTGTTGCCAAGGACTAGATGAAGACAGGTACTACTATTTGTGCAATCCAGTTACAAAACAATGGAAAAAACTTCCAAAACCTACTGCTTCTCATGGATCTAAGCCAGCACTTGTGGTGATATTTGAACCGTCACTGCTCAACTCTGTACCTGAGTACAAACTCATTTGTGCCTTCGAATCTACTGATTTTGATGATGCAACTGAATTTGAAATATACTCCTCCAAAAATAACTCTTGGAATGTTTCTAAGGCGATTTGTTTTAGAGATGAAAAAGCTGATCTGGGATCTGGAGTTCATGTCAATGGTGTTGTTTACTGGCCTGTGGAGAGTGATCACATTCTTTCTTTTGATCTAACAAAGCATAGGTCAAAATTACTGGATAGCTTAACTGCTGGCATTGACTGCTTACTGGGAACGTTTGATGCAAGGCTTTGTAAGGTTTATATCTTGGGGGATGAAGTGTTTGTCAATGTCTTCAAAGTGCTTAATATGCACAAAATTACTTGGGATGAGTCTGAGATGTGGGAAGATACACTGGTGCTTGATCCTGATAACACTTTTATTCCTTTGGATGATGACTACATTGACACCAGAGCTGTTGCTGTAAGCAGAGATATTCTGGTGGTTGTGTGTGATAACGAATTTTACTGTTATGGTTTTGAAGACCATAAAACTAATACACTGAACCAGCCAGAGCCAGCTGAATCTGAATTTTACTATGAGATATGTGTGCCCTATGTGAATAGCCTTGTTTCACTCTGAGCTTGCTCTCTGTTCACCTTATGTACTTTCATAAACTCTCAAACTCCTACTTTGAATAATGTTCAATCTTGTTAAGGGAATAATGTGTGATGTTTTTCTATCATTAgggatgattttttttcttttatatttgaattgtgGAAACAGTTTCCACCATGAGAAGGATTATATTGCTTAGTTTTTGATGATATGAAGTGTCTgttgaattttgaaatctttTTTTTATAGGAACAAAAACCCAAATTTATTGATTAATCAAACGAGTAGCCGCAAAACCCCTATAGTCGACTAGTCGTACAGAAAAACAGATTGCACTGGGGTACCAAGTGGCTTTTAATGCTTGTAAAGGAGTGAGTTTTTGTACCAAGTTATTATTATGGGAACCATTTAGACGTTTGGATACTAGTTTCCATCTAGAGTAGGACAATGACAAAGAAGATAATAGGTTTTTAGTttattgtaataatattttttagttaagtTGTCTAATTACATTATCTTAAGCGCTTGTCTAGGAAAAGGAAGCTCTATGTCTATCTAGTTTATTTGAGGAAATATTTTGTAGCTATGTTGTCTAATtacaataaattataattttttcggTCTCgttttatttatcattttattattcattgattaAATAAGTTTATAATCTATGGAtgatggtcaaataagctctcAAACTATACCCAAAACAGCAATTAAACCCTTAATCAATAAAAAGCTCCAATTGAACCTTCACATATTTTTGCACCTCCAAGCTtcaacaatattaaaaataataataataataataataataaaagaagaagaagaagaagaagaaagaagttgCCCACTAATTAAGAATGTATTCGGCCCAATTTTATCACCAGTGCCGGATTTTaaggcgtgcaagatgtgcaacaggACAGGGCCCAAAATTTTCGGGACTCCTAGTCCCGGCTTGGCCCagtagttagtatatgtatttgtgattatattggcttaAAATTATGTTTTCATAACTAATCTAAattctactacgtattattcaaaaaaaaaaaaatctactccgtaatattcacgTGAATCACGTACTTTTCTTTAATTCGcagtttattatattttgatagggTCTcatcacttatttaccagcacagacCACGCAAATCAAAAAATCGACCCGGCTTATAACTAATTTAGATGAAAAGGAGAATCTTACAACTCTTCGACTTGTGCTGGCCACTTCATAGAGATAAATGCTAGTAGCTGAACAAAGAAAGAAACTAATTTAGCCATGGGAAAACTTAACTTAATTGATTAAACTGAATAGAACCTAAAAGTTCATCCAACTTTAAGGTGAATGATTTCATTACAAGagaaattgatagaaaattGGGGAAATAGAAACGAAAAAAAGAAACCCATAGCCATAACTACCTGCGGCCAAAATGCAGCCCATTAAGGCGCTTATTCCTTCATTCTGCAATGACAAGGTTTTGATTGTGTTCTCGGGAGATGATGATGAGCTTTTGCAGTAGTCAATGGTGTTTACTGCTGGGGCAAAAGATAGTAATGgaaccaaaaacaaaataattgacaaaaatatgacatttttaaatttgggacaaaaatgaaaaaaactcCAATCCCAAATGTGTTCCTTGTCAACGGGTCAAACGCAAACGCAAATGAAACTTGCGTTATAGGACTTGCGTATCTCGAAAAACGCAAGTCCCACATGCTTtgctttttttaaatttttattttctttttggtcTTCGGCGACCAAATATGTCGTCGGCTTCTCCGACGAAGGAGCTTCTCCAGCGAAGGAGAAGGCTTCTCCTTCGACGGAGAAGCCAGCGACCAATTTGGTCACTGGCTTCCTTCGTTGGAGAAGCCGGCAACATATTTGGTCGCCAgagacaaaaaaacaaaaaaaaaaaaaaaaaaaaaaaaaaaaaaactgtgtaCTGGACCTACTGGTTTGGGCCCTATTAGGCCCTAAAAGCAAGTGCGGcctattttcaattttcatttaccAACAACAACTTTATCTGGGCTTCCAACAGCCCGTGTAATATTGTCAGCTTAAGATATACAGagtatgttttcaaaaaaaaaaaaaagtctctgGCGACCAAATATGTTGCCGGCTTCTCCAACGAAGGAAGCCAGTGACCAAATTGGTCGCTGGCTTCTCCGTCGAAGGAGAAGCCTTCTCCTTCGCTGGAGAAGCTCCTTCGTCGGAGAAGCCGACGACATATTTGGTCGCCGAAgaccaaaaagaaaataaaaatttaaaaaaagcaAAGCATGTGGGACTTGCGTTTTTCGAGATACGCAAGTCCTATAACGCAAGTTTCATTTGCGTTTGCGTTTGACCCGTTGACAAGGAACACATTTGGGATTGgagtttttttcatttttgtcccaaatttaaaaatgtcatatttttgtcaattattttgtttttggttcCATTACTATCTTTTGCCCCAGCAGTAAACACCATTGACTACTGCAAAAGCTCATCATCATCTCCCGAGAACACAATCAAAACCTTGTCATTGCAGAATGAAGGAATAAGCGCCTTAATGGGCTGCATTTTGGCCGCAGGTAGTTATGGCTATGGGTTTCTTTTTTTCGTTTCTATTTCCCCaattttctatcaatttctCTTGTAATGAAATCATTCACCTTAAAGTTGGATGAACTTTTAGGTTCTATTCAGTTTAATCAATTAAGTTAAGTTTTCCCATGGCTAAATTAGTTTCTTTCTTTGTTCAGCTACTAGCATTTATCTCTATGAAGTGGCCAGCACAAGTCGAAGAGTTGTNACAACTCTTCGACTTGTGCTGGCCACTTCATAGAGATAAATGCTAGTAGCTGAACAAAGAAAGAAACTAATTTAGCCATGGGAAAACTTAACTTAATTGATTAAACTGAATAGAACCTAAAAGTTCATCCAACTTTAAGGTGAATGATTTCATTACAAGagaaattgatagaaaattGGGGAAATAGAAACGAAAAAAAGAAACCCATAGCCATAACTACCTGCGGCCAAAATGCAGCCCATTAAGGCGCTTATTCCTTCATTCTGCAATGACAAGGTTTTGATTGTGTTCTCGGGAGATGATGATGAGCTTTTGCAGTAGTCAATGGTGTTTACTGCTGGGGCAAAAGATAGTAATGgaaccaaaaacaaaataattgacaaaaatatgacatttttaaatttgggacaaaaatgaaaaaaactcCAATCCCAAATGTGTTCCTTGTCAACGGGTCAAACGCAAACGCAAATGAAACTTGCGTTATAGGACTTGCGTATCTCGAAAAACGCAAGTCCCACATGCTTtgctttttttaaatttt
This portion of the Ipomoea triloba cultivar NCNSP0323 chromosome 5, ASM357664v1 genome encodes:
- the LOC116020433 gene encoding F-box protein At5g49610-like, yielding MDLRNLPYYVPNSNPFMELKDIIKESALPFLPAKTLMRFRAVCQDWRHKISFPFFHHYQSLHCRSISALFCQTSQNPPVFIPIDIPKSCGVPDPSLSFLPEPVVIRSSSHGVLCCQGRNGDRPYYLCNPVTQQWKILPQPTADHGDDPKLVLIFEPSLLNFKPEYNLICAFHCADFDETGFEIYSSKNNAWNVSGEFCFGVERDKLRSGIHINSVAYWPVKSGGILSFDLKKDRSIYLESFMDYNGCILGTFGGRLCKVFIFDNAMYVKVLINIHTNTMSYDDIPWDEDYPYEMWTRRPVLDSDDTDMPLDDLTKVVAVTRYTVVVKRRNRFYSYDFQRQRSKRIRSPPAESPYVICVPYVNSLVSF
- the LOC116021150 gene encoding F-box protein At5g49610-like, whose translation is MDLGKRPGNLITASNSKLYMDLKDIIREQALPFLPAKSLFRFLAVCRDWMLHISTPSFHHNQSLCCRGISGLFCQTPENPPVFVPIHPESCGVPDPSLSFLPEPVVIRASSNGLLCCQGLDEDRYYYLCNPVTKQWKKLPKPTASHGSKPALVVIFEPSLLNSVPEYKLICAFESTDFDDATEFEIYSSKNNSWNVSKAICFRDEKADLGSGVHVNGVVYWPVESDHILSFDLTKHRSKLLDSLTAGIDCLLGTFDARLCKVYILGDEVFVNVFKVLNMHKITWDESEMWEDTLVLDPDNTFIPLDDDYIDTRAVAVSRDILVVVCDNEFYCYGFEDHKTNTLNQPEPAESEFYYEICVPYVNSLVSL